The following coding sequences lie in one Listeria ivanovii subsp. londoniensis genomic window:
- the cshA gene encoding degradosome RNA helicase CshA yields MTKFSEFGLDEKIVKSVNRMGFEEATPIQEKTIPLGLAGKDLIGQAQTGTGKTAAFGLPMIHKIDQKSNNVQALIIAPTRELAIQVSEELYKLSYDKHVRVLAVYGGSDISRQIRSLKKNPQIVVGTPGRILDHINRRTLKLDNVETLVLDEADEMLNMGFIDDIETILKEVPAERQTLLFSATMPDPIRRIGERFMHSPELIRIKAKEMTALLIEQFFVKVHEKEKFDVLSRLLDVQAPELAIVFGRTKRRVDELSRALDMRGYVAEGIHGDLTQAKRMSVLRKFKEGKIDVLVATDVAARGLDISGVTHVYNYDIPQDPESYVHRIGRTGRAGKEGMAITFVQPREMGYLRIVEETTKKRMQPLQAPTWDEAFAGQLRVATEKIQEAITEENLADYKTFANELLEKYDATDIAAAMLKMLAKEPDKTPVHITEERPLPSRGGGGYKGKGGNGKGGKGGGGYRGGSGKGGSYRDRNNSGKGRRSGGGSGGGNGSGGGNRDRRGNGEQRPSGGGNKGSYSQKSK; encoded by the coding sequence TTGACAAAATTTTCGGAGTTCGGACTGGACGAAAAAATTGTAAAATCAGTAAATCGGATGGGGTTTGAAGAAGCAACGCCAATCCAAGAAAAAACAATTCCACTAGGATTAGCAGGTAAAGACTTAATCGGACAAGCACAAACAGGTACTGGTAAAACAGCCGCTTTTGGTCTACCAATGATTCACAAAATTGACCAAAAAAGTAATAACGTACAAGCTTTAATTATCGCTCCAACACGGGAACTTGCAATCCAAGTTTCAGAAGAGCTTTATAAACTCAGCTATGACAAACATGTACGTGTGCTAGCGGTTTATGGTGGTAGTGATATCAGCCGTCAAATCCGTTCACTTAAGAAAAACCCACAAATCGTAGTTGGTACGCCAGGACGTATTTTGGATCATATTAACCGTCGCACACTGAAACTAGACAACGTGGAAACACTTGTACTAGATGAAGCAGACGAAATGCTAAACATGGGCTTCATTGACGATATCGAAACTATTCTTAAAGAAGTACCAGCAGAACGTCAAACTTTACTATTTTCTGCAACAATGCCTGATCCAATTCGCCGTATTGGTGAACGTTTCATGCATAGCCCAGAACTTATTCGTATTAAAGCGAAAGAAATGACTGCACTATTAATCGAACAATTCTTCGTAAAAGTGCACGAAAAAGAAAAATTTGACGTATTATCGCGTTTGCTAGACGTACAAGCACCAGAACTTGCTATTGTTTTTGGTCGTACAAAACGTCGTGTAGATGAATTATCTCGTGCGCTTGATATGCGTGGTTACGTGGCTGAAGGTATCCACGGTGACTTAACGCAAGCAAAACGTATGAGCGTACTGCGCAAATTTAAAGAGGGGAAAATTGATGTTCTAGTTGCAACAGACGTAGCAGCACGTGGACTTGATATTTCCGGCGTAACTCACGTATATAACTATGACATTCCTCAAGATCCAGAAAGCTATGTTCACCGTATTGGTCGTACTGGTCGTGCTGGTAAAGAAGGTATGGCAATTACATTCGTACAACCTCGTGAAATGGGTTACCTGCGTATCGTAGAAGAAACTACGAAAAAACGTATGCAGCCACTTCAAGCTCCTACTTGGGACGAAGCTTTTGCAGGCCAATTACGTGTAGCAACAGAAAAAATTCAAGAAGCAATTACAGAAGAAAATCTTGCCGATTACAAAACTTTTGCTAATGAATTATTAGAAAAATATGATGCAACAGACATCGCAGCTGCAATGCTTAAAATGCTAGCTAAAGAACCAGACAAAACACCAGTTCATATTACCGAAGAGCGTCCATTACCATCTCGTGGTGGTGGCGGCTACAAAGGTAAAGGTGGAAATGGTAAAGGCGGCAAAGGTGGCGGCGGCTATCGCGGCGGAAGCGGTAAAGGCGGAAGCTATCGCGATCGTAACAACAGTGGAAAAGGTCGTCGTAGCGGCGGCGGTTCCGGTGGTGGAAACGGTTCTGGCGGCGGAAATCGTGATCGTCGTGGAAACGGCGAACAACGTCCAAGTGGTGGCGGAAACAAAGGAAGCTACTCACAAAAATCTAAATAA
- a CDS encoding transposase, translated as MIDKHSVRFVSKQLEAHENTLYRWGAEYEQYVERAFSGRGSREFAAQKENKRLEKEYRRLKEALALLKKFQIFLKQNHR; from the coding sequence TTGATAGATAAGCATTCTGTAAGATTTGTTTCTAAACAACTAGAAGCGCATGAAAATACACTTTATCGCTGGGGAGCTGAGTATGAACAATATGTAGAACGAGCTTTTTCTGGAAGAGGAAGCCGTGAATTTGCTGCACAAAAAGAAAACAAGCGTTTAGAAAAAGAATATCGCCGACTGAAGGAGGCGTTGGCTCTCCTAAAAAAGTTCCAAATTTTTCTCAAGCAAAACCACAGGTAG
- a CDS encoding PA2928 family protein yields the protein MGMISELFENRLALFTFNQDTIHNVVLAIVYLRLISIPLQSIYYRNRAEEGSREVMTEGKRKKTMVVGLITNFLLGSLLLLCLQPSNLESWLFTGWTSATIILLAIYGIIFLSIFLTIFFWFKGKNKSFIQLLSMVIYLLVIEFIFFSVVLWIISNILAPSSYSMDSRVNVSDIDGKLVAISQIEKDTITGREHGFTYISRAVAISSVDLHSGKKIWSKQVGNATNYIGPTTNGLLVINRNKEKLYFLDPATGDVSMTEAELIKKFPVLANNMSYDKTDFVLVNPNTLYFYGLDGFYYKMDFATNKITEKIAYKDFIHGTNKSTINEENSTTEKINQLYPELMEVIIGNTDVGEDRVLVTYEAARNSTNKTLAIISLKEHKVFWKLDLVNELDGFGDNENYASSAFYAKGDFVYTWDGRYQYKIKKENGQVIYQYDYKTESKIK from the coding sequence ATGGGAATGATATCAGAATTATTTGAAAATCGGTTAGCGCTTTTTACTTTTAATCAAGACACGATTCATAATGTAGTGCTTGCAATTGTATATTTAAGATTAATAAGTATCCCCTTACAATCAATTTACTATCGAAATAGAGCCGAGGAAGGCTCTAGGGAGGTAATGACTGAGGGGAAACGTAAAAAGACTATGGTTGTTGGACTTATAACTAATTTTTTGCTAGGATCTTTATTATTGCTGTGTCTTCAACCTAGTAATTTGGAAAGTTGGTTGTTCACTGGATGGACTTCAGCTACTATCATACTATTAGCAATTTATGGAATCATTTTTTTATCGATTTTTCTAACTATTTTCTTTTGGTTTAAAGGGAAAAATAAATCCTTTATACAATTATTATCAATGGTAATTTATTTGTTAGTGATAGAATTTATCTTTTTTTCAGTAGTTTTATGGATTATAAGTAATATACTAGCACCATCAAGTTATTCTATGGATTCCCGAGTCAATGTTTCTGACATAGACGGAAAACTAGTAGCTATTTCTCAAATAGAAAAAGATACAATAACTGGTCGAGAACATGGGTTTACTTACATATCAAGAGCAGTGGCAATTAGTTCAGTAGATTTACATTCTGGTAAAAAGATATGGAGTAAGCAAGTTGGGAATGCAACAAATTATATTGGACCTACAACCAATGGTTTACTTGTTATAAACAGAAACAAAGAAAAATTATACTTTTTAGATCCAGCAACTGGAGATGTGTCCATGACAGAAGCTGAATTAATAAAGAAGTTTCCTGTATTAGCCAATAATATGAGTTATGATAAAACAGATTTTGTGCTAGTTAATCCTAATACTTTATATTTTTATGGTTTAGATGGATTTTATTATAAGATGGATTTTGCGACCAATAAAATTACCGAAAAAATAGCATATAAAGATTTCATACATGGAACAAATAAATCAACTATAAATGAAGAAAATTCGACTACTGAAAAAATCAACCAACTTTATCCAGAGTTGATGGAAGTTATCATAGGCAATACTGATGTTGGAGAAGATAGGGTGCTGGTTACTTATGAAGCAGCACGCAATAGTACCAATAAAACACTAGCAATTATTTCATTAAAAGAGCATAAAGTATTTTGGAAATTAGATTTGGTAAATGAACTCGATGGTTTTGGCGACAATGAAAATTACGCAAGTTCAGCTTTCTATGCAAAAGGTGACTTTGTTTATACTTGGGATGGACGTTATCAGTACAAAATTAAAAAAGAAAATGGGCAAGTAATTTATCAATACGATTATAAAACAGAGAGTAAAATTAAATAA
- a CDS encoding phospho-sugar mutase, with translation MTWQNYLKDWQEADLSDDWKAELKQVEAEQDRFEGYLTFGTGGMRGKMGIGSKRMNIFTIRRVARALGEYVVANGGAESGVAIAYDSRNNSSLFARETAKVLSALSVRVYLSNTIRPTPALSFCVREKAAFAGVVITASHNPSIYNGFKVYDKNGCQITLDTAEEIATYLERITNIFTIPIRELPNLLVTPLGKEMDDAYLKALQKVVFRRDLLADYGSELTVCYTPLHGAGKELVMRGLTENGFSNVAIVPEQSEPDGNFSTVVSPNPEEVNSFELAKKQAKNIHADIILATDPDADRLGVAVLTKNGEYQILTGNQLGALLLDYILAAKPNLTSEDTMINTIVTGDLGGKIATEHGINHIQTLTGFKFIGEKIAEMEQGKAQFVFGYEESYGYLIAPFVRDKDAVQAALLVSEMALYYKKEGTTLLRKLTRLYEKYGYYEEILHTITLESANGKEQMIQVMEMLRKQPMFIPEISRVEDFEASERVNLTNGKVSPINLPKENVLKFYLKNNSWFAIRPSGTEPKCKIYFQSTGETKEIAEKIMNDLKKDVLTLWD, from the coding sequence ATGACTTGGCAAAACTATTTGAAAGATTGGCAGGAAGCTGACTTATCAGACGACTGGAAAGCGGAATTAAAGCAAGTGGAAGCAGAACAGGATCGCTTTGAAGGCTACTTAACTTTTGGAACTGGTGGTATGCGTGGGAAAATGGGCATTGGTTCTAAACGAATGAACATTTTTACTATTAGAAGAGTGGCTCGGGCACTTGGTGAATATGTCGTGGCAAACGGAGGCGCAGAAAGTGGTGTTGCCATTGCTTATGACTCGAGAAATAATTCGAGCTTGTTTGCAAGAGAGACAGCGAAGGTTCTCTCGGCGCTAAGTGTGCGCGTCTATCTTTCCAATACGATTCGACCAACTCCGGCATTATCATTTTGCGTGCGAGAAAAAGCTGCATTTGCTGGCGTCGTTATTACCGCAAGCCACAATCCATCTATTTATAATGGCTTTAAAGTATATGATAAAAATGGCTGTCAAATAACTTTAGACACTGCTGAAGAAATTGCAACGTACCTAGAGCGGATAACGAATATTTTTACAATCCCGATTCGCGAACTTCCTAACTTGCTTGTTACACCTCTTGGAAAAGAAATGGACGATGCTTATTTAAAAGCGCTTCAAAAAGTTGTTTTCCGGCGTGACCTGCTGGCGGATTATGGGAGTGAACTAACTGTTTGTTACACACCGCTACATGGTGCTGGAAAAGAACTTGTCATGCGAGGTCTTACCGAAAACGGCTTTTCTAATGTAGCAATTGTACCAGAGCAAAGTGAGCCAGATGGTAATTTTTCAACTGTTGTTTCGCCAAATCCGGAAGAAGTAAATAGTTTCGAACTTGCTAAAAAACAAGCCAAGAACATCCACGCTGACATTATTTTAGCAACCGATCCTGATGCAGATCGTCTCGGAGTAGCAGTTTTAACGAAAAATGGCGAGTACCAAATTTTGACTGGAAATCAGTTAGGCGCATTGTTACTTGATTATATTTTAGCAGCGAAACCCAATTTAACATCAGAAGATACGATGATTAATACGATTGTAACCGGAGACTTGGGCGGGAAAATTGCGACTGAACACGGCATCAACCATATCCAAACGCTGACTGGCTTTAAATTCATTGGTGAAAAAATCGCGGAGATGGAACAAGGAAAAGCTCAGTTTGTCTTCGGTTATGAAGAAAGTTATGGCTATTTAATCGCGCCATTTGTTCGTGATAAAGATGCAGTCCAAGCGGCGTTACTCGTGTCGGAAATGGCTCTTTATTATAAAAAAGAAGGCACTACCTTGCTTCGGAAATTGACTCGTTTATATGAAAAATATGGATACTACGAAGAAATATTGCATACAATAACACTCGAAAGTGCTAACGGGAAAGAACAGATGATCCAAGTAATGGAAATGTTACGTAAGCAGCCGATGTTTATTCCGGAGATAAGCAGAGTGGAGGATTTCGAGGCAAGCGAACGCGTTAATCTTACAAACGGAAAAGTATCGCCAATCAATTTGCCAAAAGAAAATGTTTTAAAATTCTATTTAAAAAACAATTCTTGGTTTGCGATTCGCCCATCAGGAACAGAACCAAAATGCAAGATTTATTTCCAAAGCACAGGTGAAACGAAAGAAATCGCCGAAAAAATAATGAATGACTTGAAAAAAGATGTTTTAACTTTATGGGATTAA
- a CDS encoding SpaA isopeptide-forming pilin-related protein, which produces MTNRTKRNSLKKLGLMFLSIILFLNVTVQTSNVKAATSYGSDFLKTVELQDTDGNESTDFGYRDDIKVHYTWEIPNSVDVKAGDTMDFTLPSDLVLRTNLQFDLKTDNGDVVGTVVAIRDTGKVTITFSDYVENNSDIKGSLDFWAGFNFDTVSAEGDDSLSLDFPLGGGSDEIVVVVDPLIEINPNETAHKYGYVDSQNPELIHWSVRVNYAKTNIENAVYEDFIGPDQVLNFDSVRAYHGDILPDNTFINSGNQVPASNFVQTDRGFKVTLGDLTDTVKITYTTTATDGGTSDSYSNSGVLTGDNYTTKEITNKTPFFGGNGDGDGTNGSVVLTKTDDSAQKNPLEGAEFQLVNSTGDTIQEGLTTDSDGKITISQLKYGTYQLVETKAPAGYELDSTPVQFTVDADNQSVLVTKENSTIKGSVTLTKTDSETGTVLSGAEFELQNASGETLQTGLTTNEEGVLTIADLELGDYQLVETKAPAGYELDSTPVAFTISEDNTDVTVTKENSTIKGSATLTKTDSVTGEVLAGAEFELQNASGETIQTGLTTNEEGVLTVADLELGDYQLVETKAPAGYELDSTPVAFTISEDNTDVSVTKENTKIPAIPNDPLTPEEPVTPEEPVTPLTVLPEASVPNKVIKEESIMTKLPKTGDTPLYNGLGLLLVALSTGSLVLFRKK; this is translated from the coding sequence ATGACGAATAGAACAAAGAGGAATAGCCTAAAAAAACTAGGACTAATGTTTCTCAGTATTATTTTATTTTTAAATGTCACAGTACAAACAAGTAATGTAAAAGCCGCAACAAGTTACGGATCAGATTTTTTGAAAACAGTTGAACTACAAGATACGGATGGTAACGAATCAACCGATTTTGGTTACCGTGATGATATAAAGGTTCATTATACTTGGGAAATACCTAATTCAGTTGATGTGAAAGCTGGGGATACGATGGATTTTACTTTACCATCGGACTTAGTATTGAGAACTAATTTACAATTCGACTTGAAAACTGATAATGGAGATGTTGTAGGTACTGTAGTTGCGATAAGAGATACTGGAAAAGTAACGATAACATTTTCTGATTACGTGGAAAACAATTCTGATATTAAGGGATCACTTGATTTTTGGGCTGGATTTAATTTCGATACTGTATCTGCAGAGGGAGATGATTCACTATCCCTAGATTTCCCATTAGGTGGAGGATCAGATGAAATTGTAGTGGTTGTAGACCCACTTATTGAAATTAATCCAAATGAAACAGCGCATAAGTATGGCTATGTGGATAGTCAAAACCCAGAACTTATTCACTGGTCGGTTAGGGTGAATTATGCAAAAACAAATATTGAAAATGCTGTTTATGAAGACTTTATCGGACCTGATCAAGTTTTAAACTTTGACTCAGTAAGAGCTTATCATGGGGATATTCTACCTGATAATACATTTATCAACAGTGGAAATCAAGTTCCGGCTTCCAATTTTGTCCAAACAGACCGTGGATTCAAAGTAACTTTAGGTGATTTAACGGATACAGTGAAAATTACCTATACTACCACGGCAACAGATGGAGGGACATCGGATAGTTACTCAAATTCTGGTGTGCTAACAGGTGATAATTATACAACAAAAGAAATCACCAACAAAACACCTTTCTTTGGTGGAAATGGTGATGGTGATGGAACAAATGGCTCAGTAGTTTTAACTAAAACAGATGATTCGGCACAAAAAAATCCTCTAGAAGGAGCCGAATTCCAATTAGTGAACTCAACTGGAGATACTATACAAGAGGGACTCACAACTGATTCTGATGGAAAAATAACTATATCGCAGTTGAAGTATGGTACTTATCAACTAGTAGAAACAAAAGCGCCAGCAGGATATGAACTAGATAGCACACCAGTACAATTTACCGTTGATGCAGATAATCAATCTGTTTTGGTTACAAAAGAAAATTCAACCATTAAAGGCTCTGTAACATTAACTAAAACAGATAGTGAAACAGGAACAGTATTATCAGGAGCAGAGTTTGAATTACAAAATGCATCAGGAGAAACATTACAAACAGGATTGACAACGAATGAAGAAGGCGTGTTAACTATAGCTGACCTAGAACTAGGAGATTATCAACTAGTAGAAACAAAAGCGCCGGCAGGATATGAATTAGATAGCACACCAGTAGCATTTACAATTAGTGAAGATAATACTGACGTGACTGTCACAAAAGAAAATTCAACAATTAAAGGCTCCGCGACATTAACAAAAACAGATAGTGTAACAGGAGAAGTACTAGCAGGAGCAGAGTTTGAGTTACAAAATGCATCAGGAGAAACCATACAAACAGGACTTACAACAAATGAAGAGGGAGTATTAACGGTAGCTGACCTAGAACTAGGAGATTATCAACTAGTAGAAACAAAAGCGCCGGCAGGATATGAATTAGATAGCACACCAGTAGCATTTACAATTAGTGAAGATAATACAGATGTATCTGTTACAAAAGAAAACACGAAAATACCTGCAATACCGAATGATCCGTTAACACCTGAAGAACCAGTAACACCTGAAGAACCAGTAACTCCTTTAACAGTATTACCTGAGGCATCAGTACCAAATAAAGTTATAAAAGAAGAAAGTATTATGACAAAACTACCAAAAACAGGGGATACACCGCTTTACAATGGTTTAGGATTACTATTAGTAGCACTTTCTACAGGTAGCTTAGTTCTATTTAGGAAAAAATAG
- a CDS encoding DUF2316 family protein, translated as MSLTKDQKIATKQELAENLALTNLTIAEIAADLNTSEAKIERILNLKQNSLNDGWIFRNYLLKKVAEKGLTPVPPLTFSFHVGLFFSNPLLYTVHSSIAIPFLSLRKVV; from the coding sequence ATGTCATTAACTAAAGATCAAAAGATAGCAACTAAACAAGAACTGGCTGAAAATCTAGCTTTAACTAATTTAACAATTGCAGAAATTGCCGCGGACCTAAACACTAGTGAAGCAAAAATCGAGCGTATCTTAAACTTAAAACAAAACTCTTTAAATGATGGCTGGATTTTTCGTAATTACCTGCTTAAAAAAGTAGCAGAAAAAGGCCTCACACCAGTTCCTCCTTTAACTTTTTCTTTTCATGTTGGACTCTTTTTTTCAAATCCGCTTCTTTATACTGTCCATTCGAGTATAGCCATTCCATTTCTGTCACTACGAAAAGTGGTCTAA
- a CDS encoding recombinase family protein, with protein sequence MIIAYARVSSTDHNLDRQMEEFKRHGAEKIFVEKKSGANVINREEFNRALNFAHEDDFFMVEAIDQLGRNYTEIVQTVNFLKEKNVGLLVTSVSLLSEPLADPLLDKFVKDLILQLLAMIAERERTESKRRQAQGIAIAKEKGVYKGRPKLYTANAKDPQKQAVYHQIVRMLNDELSIKAIAEKNKVTRMTVYRIKKELDSNLSSGLIDS encoded by the coding sequence ATGATAATAGCCTACGCACGTGTGAGTTCTACTGATCATAATTTAGATCGACAAATGGAAGAATTTAAGAGACATGGAGCTGAAAAAATATTTGTCGAGAAGAAATCTGGTGCGAATGTCATTAATCGAGAGGAATTTAATCGAGCATTAAATTTTGCGCATGAAGATGATTTTTTCATGGTAGAAGCCATTGACCAGTTGGGGAGAAATTATACAGAAATCGTGCAGACAGTAAATTTTCTTAAAGAGAAAAATGTTGGCTTATTGGTCACTAGTGTATCTTTGTTAAGTGAGCCATTGGCAGACCCCTTATTGGATAAATTTGTAAAGGATTTAATTCTTCAGTTATTAGCTATGATTGCTGAAAGAGAAAGAACTGAGAGTAAAAGAAGACAGGCGCAAGGGATAGCAATTGCAAAAGAAAAAGGAGTGTACAAAGGGAGACCGAAGCTTTATACTGCAAATGCAAAAGACCCACAAAAACAAGCAGTTTATCATCAAATTGTTCGAATGTTAAATGATGAGCTATCTATAAAAGCGATTGCAGAAAAAAATAAAGTGACACGGATGACAGTATATCGAATAAAAAAAGAGTTGGACTCGAATCTTTCAAGTGGGTTGATTGATTCATAA
- a CDS encoding QueT transporter family protein yields MKMKILTVNAIIAALYVVLGMVVAPIGFMALQFRLPEIFNHLIVFNKKYFWGIILGVFITNLFFSGLGWIDLVFGVAQSAISLLLMIGISKYVKGIIPRMIINTILFSITMAIIAWELVIVFDLPFLITWATTALSEFIVMGIGIPLMYLLNKRLNFKKMID; encoded by the coding sequence ATGAAAATGAAAATATTAACGGTGAATGCCATTATTGCTGCACTTTATGTGGTGCTTGGTATGGTTGTTGCACCAATTGGTTTTATGGCATTACAGTTTCGTTTGCCAGAAATTTTTAACCACCTGATTGTCTTTAATAAAAAGTATTTTTGGGGAATTATTCTTGGCGTGTTTATTACCAATTTGTTCTTTTCCGGGTTGGGTTGGATCGATTTGGTTTTCGGCGTAGCTCAATCTGCCATTTCACTTTTACTAATGATTGGAATTTCTAAATACGTAAAAGGAATTATCCCACGAATGATTATTAACACGATTCTTTTCTCCATAACAATGGCAATTATTGCTTGGGAGTTAGTTATTGTCTTTGATTTACCATTCTTAATTACTTGGGCGACAACAGCTCTAAGCGAATTTATAGTAATGGGTATCGGAATTCCACTGATGTATCTATTAAATAAACGACTAAATTTCAAAAAAATGATTGATTAG